From a single Methylacidiphilum kamchatkense Kam1 genomic region:
- a CDS encoding putative colanic acid biosynthesis acetyltransferase, whose amino-acid sequence MEEENSNTYQRLDLFQLPVGFRGRPAWLVQLWWIVQDTLFRLSPQFLYGWRRFLLKLFGAEIGKCVLIRPSVQITYPWKVKIGDYSWIGDNVVLYSLGEIEIGEHVVISQRSYLCTGNHRYDKITFDIEAKKIVIEKEVWICTDVFIGPGVRIGRGTVIGARSSVFKDLPSGMICHGNPAKPIRSRQPQE is encoded by the coding sequence ATGGAAGAAGAGAATAGTAATACTTATCAGAGGCTTGATCTTTTCCAGTTACCAGTTGGATTTAGAGGAAGGCCTGCTTGGTTGGTTCAGCTTTGGTGGATAGTGCAAGACACTTTATTTAGATTATCTCCTCAATTTCTTTATGGCTGGAGAAGGTTTCTATTAAAGCTGTTTGGAGCAGAAATTGGTAAATGTGTTTTAATAAGACCTTCTGTTCAGATAACCTATCCTTGGAAAGTGAAAATTGGGGACTATTCTTGGATAGGAGACAATGTTGTTTTATATAGTCTTGGAGAAATTGAGATAGGAGAACATGTTGTTATTTCTCAACGATCTTATCTTTGCACAGGGAATCATCGTTATGACAAGATTACATTTGATATAGAAGCTAAAAAAATTGTGATTGAAAAAGAGGTATGGATCTGCACGGATGTTTTTATTGGACCTGGAGTTCGAATTGGACGCGGTACGGTTATTGGAGCAAGAAGCTCAGTGTTTAAGGATTTACCTTCAGGAATGATTTGTCATGGGAACCCCGCCAAACCAATAAGATCGAGACAACCACAAGAATAA
- a CDS encoding TolC family protein → MKRKIFVFSQFFFFFFVLTLLAQQTSNQLSQSSSPALFYSVKKPVELIYPKQLSVNRQKTWTLEEVIQRALDANPEVVAARKAIEQQEGIKMQFKAKLYPHGGLVYRAQREQSSLLMFLPTIEAYPLTRTSWLGAVQIKQTILNVESVKLARQQKELVEKAIWQAMDMALKTTAQVKEAFYLTLFRQEVVDIREELTEASKAIADYTMKMYKAGELPQYQALSAQAEYSTAQGDLAQARYQYVKAREQLRMILNLPSGSENDPLYLSGESKIVPFDVPYEEALKIALQKRTDLNAALHGLYAAHAAVAAAQASYYPNLDALLQYENISNVYILYPKWGWTAGVQGQWNFFDIMENNGKIKAQKALEDIAQVKVTQLKVDIPAELRELYQQLKRSKESFAFQENAVNDAEKGFYQARRLFESGETNWVQAVLARQALLKAKIGYAEAKYNYNAALARLEYAVGGQLPRE, encoded by the coding sequence ATGAAAAGAAAGATTTTTGTTTTTTCCCAATTTTTCTTTTTCTTCTTCGTTCTTACTCTATTGGCCCAGCAAACCTCAAATCAACTGTCTCAAAGTTCATCACCGGCTCTCTTTTATAGTGTAAAAAAACCAGTGGAACTCATTTATCCTAAACAGCTTTCTGTAAACAGACAGAAGACTTGGACTCTAGAAGAGGTCATTCAGAGGGCCTTAGATGCGAATCCCGAAGTGGTAGCTGCTCGTAAAGCGATAGAACAACAAGAAGGGATCAAGATGCAGTTTAAGGCTAAGCTTTATCCTCATGGCGGATTGGTCTACCGGGCTCAAAGGGAGCAAAGCTCTTTGCTGATGTTTTTGCCTACTATCGAGGCTTATCCCTTAACAAGGACAAGTTGGCTTGGTGCTGTACAGATTAAGCAAACCATTCTTAATGTGGAGTCGGTAAAACTGGCTCGTCAACAAAAGGAGCTTGTTGAAAAAGCGATTTGGCAGGCTATGGATATGGCACTAAAGACTACAGCACAGGTAAAGGAAGCTTTTTATTTAACCCTCTTTCGCCAGGAGGTGGTAGATATTCGAGAAGAATTAACGGAGGCAAGTAAAGCGATTGCCGATTATACCATGAAAATGTACAAGGCTGGAGAACTCCCGCAGTATCAAGCTTTGAGTGCACAAGCTGAATATTCCACTGCCCAAGGCGATCTTGCTCAAGCTAGATATCAATATGTGAAGGCTCGAGAACAGCTCCGGATGATCCTGAATTTGCCAAGTGGATCAGAGAACGATCCTTTATATCTTTCTGGAGAAAGCAAGATCGTTCCTTTTGATGTCCCTTATGAGGAGGCTTTAAAAATAGCTTTACAAAAAAGGACAGATCTCAATGCTGCGCTGCATGGGCTCTATGCCGCTCACGCAGCTGTTGCTGCAGCCCAGGCAAGTTATTATCCTAATCTTGATGCTCTTCTTCAGTACGAAAACATCAGCAATGTATACATTCTTTATCCAAAATGGGGATGGACAGCTGGAGTCCAAGGGCAATGGAATTTTTTTGATATTATGGAAAACAATGGAAAGATAAAGGCGCAAAAGGCCTTGGAAGATATTGCACAGGTAAAAGTGACCCAGCTTAAAGTGGATATTCCTGCAGAATTAAGAGAGCTGTATCAACAGCTGAAAAGATCGAAAGAATCTTTTGCTTTTCAAGAAAATGCGGTCAATGATGCCGAAAAAGGTTTTTATCAAGCAAGAAGATTATTTGAAAGTGGGGAAACCAACTGGGTCCAGGCTGTTCTTGCTAGGCAAGCTTTGCTTAAAGCAAAAATTGGGTATGCGGAAGCTAAATATAATTACAATGCGGCTCTTGCAAGGTTAGAATATGCTGTGGGTGGACAATTGCCTAGGGAATAA
- a CDS encoding NAD(P)/FAD-dependent oxidoreductase: MSVVIRSKNPFQSLILPFKTTPYWWETVEPLKVDNKEIPNQMDVAIVGSGYTGLWASIILKEQGVDVHVFEAKELGYGASTRNAGFVGAGYKLGVSKLFKIFGKDRAVELFNISLKAREDIEETIRKENIDCGFVVPGHLVVAWKPVHLANLEKTAELLEKYFSLKTRLLDKSSLSACMETALYHGGLFLPEGALLNPARYYQGVLALAIKKGVDFHPQTEVQQIEQKGGKFEVTFSGNKRTLAREVLMATNGYTSSSFPEIQRRIIPLPSTIVLTEPIDKNLLEKLVHTKSAVYDTKNFLYYFRFLDDGKLLFGGRTQLNFKSSIIDASKELRRSISMVFPALKEIKIWNVWEGKVGFTFDHLPHYGRLLNGIHYCLGYCGHGVALSSYLGKLTAYYLLNDPRGQSSLLTLPFKKEFFYTAHPWFLPMVGLWYRLKDILF, translated from the coding sequence ATGTCCGTTGTCATTCGAAGCAAAAATCCTTTTCAATCGCTTATTCTTCCCTTTAAGACTACTCCGTACTGGTGGGAAACCGTTGAGCCTCTAAAAGTAGACAATAAAGAGATCCCTAACCAAATGGATGTAGCGATCGTTGGCAGTGGTTATACGGGCTTATGGGCATCGATTATTTTAAAAGAACAAGGAGTCGATGTTCATGTTTTTGAAGCCAAAGAACTTGGATATGGAGCTTCTACACGCAATGCTGGGTTTGTGGGAGCTGGATACAAACTGGGAGTGAGCAAGCTATTTAAAATTTTTGGGAAAGACAGGGCTGTGGAACTTTTCAATATTTCTTTGAAGGCAAGAGAAGATATTGAAGAAACGATTCGAAAAGAAAACATTGATTGTGGTTTCGTTGTTCCCGGTCACCTTGTAGTCGCATGGAAGCCAGTGCATCTTGCTAACCTAGAAAAAACAGCGGAACTGTTGGAGAAGTACTTTTCTCTAAAAACTAGACTCTTGGACAAATCTTCCCTATCGGCTTGTATGGAGACGGCCCTCTATCATGGTGGACTTTTTTTACCTGAGGGAGCACTACTGAATCCCGCACGCTATTATCAGGGTGTGCTAGCGCTAGCAATTAAAAAAGGAGTCGATTTTCATCCGCAGACCGAGGTGCAACAGATAGAACAGAAAGGAGGAAAATTTGAAGTCACTTTTTCTGGGAACAAAAGAACCCTTGCTAGAGAAGTGCTTATGGCTACTAATGGGTATACAAGTTCTTCTTTCCCTGAAATTCAAAGACGGATTATTCCACTACCGAGTACAATTGTATTGACTGAACCTATAGATAAAAATCTGTTAGAAAAACTGGTTCATACAAAATCCGCTGTCTATGATACGAAAAACTTTCTTTATTACTTCCGATTTTTAGATGATGGAAAGCTACTTTTTGGCGGTAGAACACAATTAAATTTTAAGAGTTCAATCATAGACGCTTCAAAAGAACTTCGTCGTTCCATATCTATGGTATTTCCAGCACTTAAAGAAATTAAAATTTGGAACGTTTGGGAAGGAAAAGTCGGCTTTACTTTTGATCATTTGCCTCATTATGGCAGATTACTAAACGGCATCCATTATTGTCTTGGGTATTGCGGTCATGGAGTTGCCCTATCTAGCTATCTAGGCAAACTTACTGCGTATTATCTTTTAAACGATCCCAGAGGACAAAGCTCATTGTTAACTCTTCCTTTTAAGAAAGAGTTTTTTTACACGGCTCATCCATGGTTCCTTCCGATGGTAGGGTTGTGGTATAGATTAAAAGACATTCTTTTTTGA
- a CDS encoding lipase family protein, giving the protein MAFKEGFNLEEALGLASLCAEIEQTPIPNNLSEWQLIFDSLEFSPFNERWKLWKKTSTDTYAIVIRGTILSFGSILEDLLSFLIQSDAQLDYKHQCIVYQFASHPQAAVHAGFAIGALLLLLHPEKGIVNQLRKSVPSGSPIYITGHSQGAAVATLIRSYLHYQPTNLSHKYKSYVFAQPKPGNDFYAYDFDHLFSNKGMAFRMINSLDWVPQLPFTFELLSDVNNPTPSDPLHPLEKNSLKSMPHIDFMLSQLGIKELGNNYDRLISALLTKIQIKTLNLINTILKPLESLLPTDIQLPVVQSFFFTPAATPITLIGSPCSGKDCENPFYQHSIPMYYKLMKNQL; this is encoded by the coding sequence ATGGCATTTAAGGAGGGATTTAACCTTGAAGAAGCTTTAGGGCTTGCCTCTTTATGCGCTGAGATTGAACAGACTCCAATCCCTAATAATCTGTCAGAGTGGCAATTGATCTTTGATTCATTAGAATTTTCTCCTTTTAATGAAAGATGGAAGTTATGGAAAAAGACATCCACAGATACTTATGCCATTGTTATTCGAGGGACCATTCTAAGTTTTGGGAGCATTCTAGAGGACCTTCTTTCTTTTCTAATTCAATCAGATGCCCAACTTGATTATAAACATCAATGCATTGTCTATCAATTCGCTTCTCATCCTCAAGCTGCTGTTCATGCCGGATTTGCTATTGGAGCCCTCCTCCTGCTTCTTCATCCAGAAAAAGGCATAGTGAATCAGCTACGAAAGAGTGTTCCTTCTGGCTCTCCAATTTACATCACCGGACATAGTCAAGGAGCAGCCGTTGCAACCCTCATTCGATCCTATTTGCACTATCAGCCCACCAACCTATCCCACAAGTACAAAAGCTATGTTTTCGCTCAGCCTAAACCTGGTAATGATTTTTATGCCTACGACTTTGATCACCTGTTCAGCAACAAGGGAATGGCTTTTCGCATGATCAATTCATTGGATTGGGTTCCTCAGCTGCCTTTCACTTTCGAGCTTTTATCTGACGTCAATAATCCAACGCCATCAGATCCTCTGCATCCCTTAGAGAAAAACAGCTTAAAATCTATGCCTCATATCGATTTTATGCTTTCACAGCTTGGGATCAAAGAGCTTGGGAACAATTACGACCGCCTTATCTCTGCTCTTTTAACTAAAATTCAAATTAAAACCCTCAATTTAATCAATACCATTCTAAAGCCTCTAGAATCTCTTCTGCCTACCGATATTCAATTGCCGGTCGTCCAATCATTCTTTTTCACCCCCGCAGCCACTCCAATTACCCTTATTGGCTCTCCTTGTTCAGGTAAAGATTGTGAGAACCCTTTCTATCAACACAGCATCCCTATGTATTATAAGTTAATGAAAAATCAGCTTTAA
- a CDS encoding energy transducer TonB, translating to MQIFTRKKEKPIPQALLRKDEEVAIALVDQPSSSLPHSFAEQTKPQDPPQPITPIKTDGNTTHPSSSLVSKDLGKYTSASPKKSKKEERLAAPIDFSNTKELNGSRGLVSYHLPVPPYPLLARLNHMQGKVVLRITVHNGKVIASTIVKSSGYSLLDQTAKYWVETHWQFPEGLKKVFLEEIIFELEEENDSPSLVS from the coding sequence TTGCAGATTTTCACAAGAAAAAAAGAGAAACCTATTCCACAAGCATTATTAAGAAAGGATGAGGAGGTTGCCATTGCTCTTGTTGATCAACCTTCCTCTTCCCTTCCCCACTCTTTCGCAGAACAGACAAAACCACAAGATCCACCTCAACCAATTACACCCATAAAAACAGATGGGAACACCACGCATCCTTCTTCTAGCCTAGTATCAAAAGATCTTGGAAAATACACTAGTGCTTCTCCTAAAAAGAGTAAGAAAGAAGAAAGGCTAGCTGCTCCCATTGATTTTTCGAATACCAAAGAGCTAAACGGAAGCCGTGGTCTAGTTTCTTACCATCTTCCTGTTCCTCCCTATCCTTTATTGGCTCGGTTAAATCATATGCAGGGTAAAGTGGTCCTTCGAATTACCGTGCATAATGGAAAAGTGATTGCTTCAACGATTGTAAAATCTTCAGGTTATTCTCTTTTGGACCAGACAGCGAAATATTGGGTAGAGACCCACTGGCAATTCCCAGAGGGACTTAAAAAAGTTTTTCTCGAAGAAATCATCTTTGAATTAGAAGAAGAAAACGACTCTCCCTCTTTAGTCTCTTAA
- a CDS encoding cupin domain-containing protein, protein MHRIKPDEILLTAYEGFPNSPFPVLHYQGVLKEFEKKPSAVEELFYSHHWQGSWVNGIYSFDHFHSTTHEVLAVVSGQAKVRLGGPRGKGIELSVGDVVVIPAGVAHARLWASLGFLVVGAYPEGRSWDLRRGDPKELPIVLDNLARVALPKTDPVYGADGPLVEIWKHILERDENKE, encoded by the coding sequence ATGCACAGAATAAAGCCTGATGAAATACTCTTGACCGCTTATGAAGGGTTCCCTAATAGCCCTTTCCCAGTTCTTCATTATCAAGGGGTTTTAAAGGAATTTGAAAAAAAACCTTCTGCCGTTGAAGAACTTTTCTATTCGCATCATTGGCAAGGATCTTGGGTAAATGGAATTTATTCGTTTGATCATTTTCATTCGACCACACACGAAGTGCTTGCGGTAGTTAGTGGACAAGCCAAGGTTAGATTGGGTGGTCCTAGAGGCAAGGGAATAGAATTGAGTGTAGGAGACGTAGTGGTGATTCCTGCTGGAGTAGCGCATGCGCGGCTTTGGGCTAGTTTGGGTTTTCTTGTGGTTGGAGCTTATCCAGAAGGCCGGTCATGGGACCTGCGTCGTGGAGATCCAAAAGAACTGCCGATTGTTTTGGATAATTTAGCTCGAGTAGCTCTTCCTAAGACTGATCCGGTTTATGGTGCAGATGGCCCTCTGGTTGAAATTTGGAAGCACATTCTTGAAAGAGACGAAAATAAAGAATGA
- a CDS encoding FtsK/SpoIIIE domain-containing protein: protein MNDRNERLKKEGFKDLTSMYMAGKENIPYWIIVMDEYADMITGLKGGSKSKKEFESHIQRIAQKGRSAGIHLVISTQSPRKEIVSGLIRQCLPGKISFRVTDDTESLLILDKSGAEQLRGKGDLLCNFQHGRLLRAQSAFITDEEWRRVVLTSPMASL from the coding sequence ATGAATGATCGGAATGAAAGATTAAAGAAGGAAGGATTTAAAGATCTTACTAGCATGTATATGGCAGGGAAAGAAAACATTCCATATTGGATAATTGTGATGGATGAGTATGCAGATATGATCACAGGACTGAAAGGCGGTAGCAAATCTAAAAAAGAGTTTGAAAGTCATATTCAGCGAATTGCTCAGAAGGGAAGAAGTGCTGGGATTCATCTTGTCATTTCTACTCAAAGTCCTAGGAAAGAAATCGTTTCAGGACTGATCAGACAATGTTTGCCTGGAAAAATCTCTTTTAGAGTAACTGATGATACAGAGTCCTTGCTTATTCTTGATAAAAGCGGTGCGGAGCAGCTCAGGGGTAAAGGAGATCTGCTTTGTAATTTTCAACACGGAAGACTTTTGAGAGCCCAATCTGCTTTTATTACTGATGAAGAATGGAGAAGAGTTGTCCTAACAAGCCCAATGGCTAGCTTATAA